One Candidatus Binatia bacterium DNA window includes the following coding sequences:
- a CDS encoding chemotaxis protein CheW, with protein MSTDTSARMDFCVFHRGKRGFAISTHLAKEVIENRPLTAVPFAPPELLGALNLRGEVVPLVALDSFLDVPARPPSHKDALLVLGLGDLRFAAVVDRVARVVHFAPWEIRRDVEGEPPPGELVRGYSGTGEDRLIVLDGETLIGTVVQRIAEGFRYHPASEQTSPTRTAGPEED; from the coding sequence ATGAGCACCGACACGTCGGCTCGAATGGACTTCTGCGTCTTTCATCGTGGCAAGCGGGGGTTTGCGATCTCGACCCACCTTGCCAAGGAAGTCATCGAAAACCGCCCTCTCACCGCCGTACCCTTCGCACCACCGGAACTCCTCGGCGCGCTGAACCTGCGCGGCGAAGTCGTCCCGTTGGTTGCTCTGGACTCGTTTCTGGACGTCCCGGCGCGGCCTCCGTCGCACAAGGACGCCCTCCTGGTCCTCGGTTTGGGCGACCTCCGTTTCGCAGCGGTCGTCGATCGAGTCGCCAGGGTCGTGCACTTCGCACCTTGGGAGATTCGTCGTGACGTCGAAGGAGAGCCGCCTCCGGGCGAGCTCGTCCGCGGCTACAGCGGCACCGGGGAAGACCGCCTCATCGTTCTTGATGGCGAAACGCTGATCGGCACGGTCGTTCAGCGCATCGCCGAGGGATTCCGTTATCACCCCGCGTCCGAGCAAACGAGCCCGACACGCACTGCCGGACCGGAAGAGGACTGA